The Microbulbifer sp. TB1203 nucleotide sequence GCTGGTGTACTGCAGGCCGGCGTAGCTTTTCAACTGGTAGTGGCGGCTGCCGAAACGCTCCCGGTAGGGATAGTGACCGGTGAGCAATTCGTAGGTGATCACGCCCAGGGAAAAGATGTCCGAGCGGTGGCTGGGACTGTCGCCGAAGAAGTACTCCGGGGCGGCGTAGTTCTTGCTGCCCGGTGGCGTGCCGTCGCGAAAGCGCAGGTGTTCCGCCAGGCCCGCGGCGCTGGCGCCGCCCAGATCGATCAGTTTCAGGCGACCGTCCCTGGTCAGCATGATGTTTTCCGGCTTCAGATCTCCGTGAATAATCTCCATCCGCTGCAGCCGGCGCAGGGCGCTGACCAATTGGCCGATAAAGTCGCGCACCTGCTCCAACTCCGGCCGGGGGTTCAGCTGCATCCACTGGCGCAGGTTCTGGCCGTCGATCGCCTCCATTACATGGTAGAGAAACTGCCGCTCGGGTTTGGGTGGATGAATCCTGATGATGCCGGGGTGGTCCAGGCGGCGGCCGGTCCACTCCTCGGCGATAAAACTCTCGATATAGGCCGGGTCGTCGGCGAAGTTCACCGACGGGGTTTTTATCGCGCAGAGAGTGCCGGTTTCCGTGTCCCGCGCCAGGTACAGCTGGCTCCGGGGACTCGCCTGCAGCTCCTGCAGGATCAGGTAACCGTCCAGTTTGTTGCCCGGGCGCAGGTCCGGGGGAAAGGGAAGCTGGCGGTTGTGGGCCAGCAGGTCGTCTCCCTCCGGCTGGGCCACCCGCTCAACCCGGCACACGGCCGCGCTCAGGTTGTCGCCGGAACCCGCGGCCAGAGCGGCGTCCACCAGTGCCCGGGCCGGATCGTCATCCCCGCGCTGCAGGATTTCCGCCATCGCCGCCGGGGGCAGGTGTTCGTGCACGCCGTCGCTGGTCAGCAGGTAGATATCCCCGGGGTGCAGGGGTTCGCGGCGGTAGTCCACTTCCACATGGGCGTCCATTCCCAGGGCGCGGCTCAAAAAGGTCCGGCCGGGGCCAAGGGCGCGGCTGTGGTCGCGGGTGAGGCATTCCAGCCTGCCGTCGCGCAGCCGGTGGATGCGGGAATCGCCGATATGGATCAGGTGGGCACTGGCGCCCTTGAAGATGACCGCGGAGAAAGTGGTGAGCCAGCCCTGGGCTATCTCCCCGCCGCCTCCCTGGCGATGGAGCCAGCCGTTCAGGGATTGCAGCACCCGCGCCGCGGCCTGTTTTATGGTCCAGGTTTCCGGGGTGCTGTAGTAGTCAGACAGGAAGCCGCTGACCGCCGCGCGCGCTGCCGCGCCACCGGCTTCCGCGGAGGCGACGCCGTCGGCCACCGCGGCCAGGGCGCCGCGGTAGCGCAGTTCGACACCGCCGGGCACGCAGGTCGCGCAGGCATCGTCGTTGTGCTCGCGGCGGCCGGCGAGAGAGGCGCTGGAGAATTCCAGGGCCTCGACGGTGGTACGGCTCGGTGCGTCCAGCTTAAGCGACATCGATCAGCGACACGCTGCCGTCCGGCAGTACTTCGGCCATATGCCCCTCGGGTTCTTCCATCAGAAGAGTGGCGGCGAAGCCCAGAACCGCGGTGGCGGCGATCACCAGGAAGAAGGCCTGGTAGGAAACCAGGCTCAGCACGGTGAGGTAGAAGACCGCACCGACATTGCCGTAGGCGCCGGTCATACCGGCGATCTGGCCGGTGAGGCGGCGCTTGATCAGCGGCACCACCGCAAACACCGCGCCTTCGCCCGCCTGCACAAAGAAGGAGCAGGCCATCGCCGCGCATACCGCCAGGTACAGGGG carries:
- a CDS encoding protein kinase, translated to MSLKLDAPSRTTVEALEFSSASLAGRREHNDDACATCVPGGVELRYRGALAAVADGVASAEAGGAAARAAVSGFLSDYYSTPETWTIKQAAARVLQSLNGWLHRQGGGGEIAQGWLTTFSAVIFKGASAHLIHIGDSRIHRLRDGRLECLTRDHSRALGPGRTFLSRALGMDAHVEVDYRREPLHPGDIYLLTSDGVHEHLPPAAMAEILQRGDDDPARALVDAALAAGSGDNLSAAVCRVERVAQPEGDDLLAHNRQLPFPPDLRPGNKLDGYLILQELQASPRSQLYLARDTETGTLCAIKTPSVNFADDPAYIESFIAEEWTGRRLDHPGIIRIHPPKPERQFLYHVMEAIDGQNLRQWMQLNPRPELEQVRDFIGQLVSALRRLQRMEIIHGDLKPENIMLTRDGRLKLIDLGGASAAGLAEHLRFRDGTPPGSKNYAAPEYFFGDSPSHRSDIFSLGVITYELLTGHYPYRERFGSRHYQLKSYAGLQYTSARQHRADIPEWIDGALQKACAPDPRHRYPALSEFVHDLHTPNAEFTAGEDRPLMERNPLLFWQLVALLLLLSHLLHLL